In Quercus lobata isolate SW786 chromosome 12, ValleyOak3.0 Primary Assembly, whole genome shotgun sequence, a genomic segment contains:
- the LOC115970872 gene encoding CTP synthase-like isoform X2 produces MWLISTDPYLNTDAGTMSPFEHGEVFVLDDGGEVDLDLGNYERFLDVTLTRNNNITTGKIYQSVLEKERRGDYLGKTVQVVPHITDAIKNSIESVAVIPVDGKEGPADVCVIELGGTVGDIESMPFIEALRQLSFSVGQDNFCLVHVSLIPVLGVVGEQKTKPTQHSVRELRALGLTPHLLACRSAQPLLENTKEKLSQFCHVPAGNILNIHDVPNIWHIPLLLRNQNAHLSILKQLDLLDDAATPALQDWTRMAETFDNLTESVRIALVGKYVGLSDSYLSVVKALLHACIACSLKPSIDWIAASDLEDDSARLTPEAHATAWETLRNAACVLVPGGFGDRGVTGMILAAKYARENKVPYLGICLGMQISVIEFARSVLGLERANSNEFDEKTPNPVVIFMPEGSRTHMGNTMRLGSRKTLFQTPDCITSKLYQNSEYVEERHRHRYEVNPEFIEILEESGLKFFGRDESGNRMEILELPTHPFYVGVQFHPEFKSRPARPSALFLGLILAATRQLEAYLGRHQNGS; encoded by the exons ATGTGGCTAATATCAACtg ATCCATACTTGAACACCGATGCTGGTACCATGTCTCCCTTTGAACATGGGGAAGTTTTTGTTCTTGACGATGGCGGAGag GTCGATTTGGACTTGGGTAACTATGAGCGGTTCCTAGATGTGACGCTTACAAGAAACAATAATATTACCACGGGAAAGATATATCAG TCTGTCCTTGAGAAGGAACGAAGAGGTGATTATCTTGGAAAGACTGTCCAG GTAGTGCCACACATAACAGATGCCATTAAGAATTCGATTGAATCAGTTGCTGTCATTCCTGTTGATGGAAAAGAAGGTCCAGCAGATGTTTGTGTGATAGAGTTGGGAGGGACTGTAG GCGATATTGAATCAATGCCATTCATCGAGGCTTTGCGACAATTGTCCTTCTCAGTTG GGCAAGATAACTTCTGCCTCGTTCATGTGAGCCTGATACCAGTACTGGGTGTCGTTGGTGAGCAA AAAACGAAACCTACCCAACATAGTGTCCGGGAGCTGAGAGCATTAGGCTTGACGCCTCATCTGTTAGCATGTCGCTCTGCTCAG CCTTTATTGGAAAATACCAAGGAGAAACTTTCACAGTTTTGCCATGTTCCA GCTGGTAATATTCTCAACATCCATGATGttccaaatatttggcacattccTCTCTTACTTAGG AACCAAAATGCTCATCTCTCAATTCTAAAGCAGCTAGACTTACTTGA tGATGCCGCAACTCCTGCTTTACAAGATTGGACCAGGATGGCTGAGACTTTTGATAATCTCACTGAATCT GTGAGGATTGCATTGGTTGGGAAGTATGTTGGCTTATCAGATTCATATTTGTCTGTTGTGAAG GCCCTTCTGCATGCCTGCATTGCATGTTCTCTGAAGCCATCAATTGACTGGATTGCAGCTTCTGACCTTGAAGATGATAGTGCTAGATTG ACGCCAGAAGCACACGCTACTGCATGGGAGACTCTGAGG AATGCTGCATGCGTCTTGGTTCCTGGTGGATTTGGAGATCGTGGTGTCACAGGTATGATATTGGCTGCAAAGTATGCCAGAGAGAACAAGGTTCCTTATCTTGGGATTTGCTTGGGCATGCAGATTTCTGTGATTGAGTTTGCTAGATCT gttttgggtttggaaaggGCAAATAGCAACGAGTTTGACGAAAAGACACCAAATCCtgttgtaattttcatgcctgAG gGTTCAAGAACTCATATGGGAAACACAATGAGACTAGGATCCCGAAAAACGCTATTCCAGACACCTGATTGTATTACTTCAAAATT GTACCAAAATTCAGAGTATGTGGAGGAACGGCATCGGCACAGATATGAG GTAAACCCAGAGTTTATTGAAATTCTAGAAGAATCTGGCCTCAAATTTTTTGGGAGAGATGAAAGTGGAAATAGAATGGAG ATTCTAGAGCTTCCAACTCATCCGTTCTATGTAGGAGTGCAATTTCATCCAGAATTCAAATCACGGCCTGCAAGGCCCTCAGCTCTATTTTTAG GTCTTATATTGGCAGCAACAAGACAGTTGGAAGCATATCTTGGCAGGCATCAGAATGGAAGTTGA
- the LOC115970872 gene encoding CTP synthase-like isoform X1: MKYVLVTGGVVSGLGKGVTASSIGVVLKACGLRITSIKIDPYLNTDAGTMSPFEHGEVFVLDDGGEVDLDLGNYERFLDVTLTRNNNITTGKIYQSVLEKERRGDYLGKTVQVVPHITDAIKNSIESVAVIPVDGKEGPADVCVIELGGTVGDIESMPFIEALRQLSFSVGQDNFCLVHVSLIPVLGVVGEQKTKPTQHSVRELRALGLTPHLLACRSAQPLLENTKEKLSQFCHVPAGNILNIHDVPNIWHIPLLLRNQNAHLSILKQLDLLDDAATPALQDWTRMAETFDNLTESVRIALVGKYVGLSDSYLSVVKALLHACIACSLKPSIDWIAASDLEDDSARLTPEAHATAWETLRNAACVLVPGGFGDRGVTGMILAAKYARENKVPYLGICLGMQISVIEFARSVLGLERANSNEFDEKTPNPVVIFMPEGSRTHMGNTMRLGSRKTLFQTPDCITSKLYQNSEYVEERHRHRYEVNPEFIEILEESGLKFFGRDESGNRMEILELPTHPFYVGVQFHPEFKSRPARPSALFLGLILAATRQLEAYLGRHQNGS; this comes from the exons atgAAGTATGTGTTGGTGACAGGGGGAGTGGTGAGTGGGTTGGGCAAAGGCGTCACAGCCAGCAGCATAGGCGTAGTCCTCAAAGCCTGTGGCCTTCGCATCACTTCCATCAAAATTG ATCCATACTTGAACACCGATGCTGGTACCATGTCTCCCTTTGAACATGGGGAAGTTTTTGTTCTTGACGATGGCGGAGag GTCGATTTGGACTTGGGTAACTATGAGCGGTTCCTAGATGTGACGCTTACAAGAAACAATAATATTACCACGGGAAAGATATATCAG TCTGTCCTTGAGAAGGAACGAAGAGGTGATTATCTTGGAAAGACTGTCCAG GTAGTGCCACACATAACAGATGCCATTAAGAATTCGATTGAATCAGTTGCTGTCATTCCTGTTGATGGAAAAGAAGGTCCAGCAGATGTTTGTGTGATAGAGTTGGGAGGGACTGTAG GCGATATTGAATCAATGCCATTCATCGAGGCTTTGCGACAATTGTCCTTCTCAGTTG GGCAAGATAACTTCTGCCTCGTTCATGTGAGCCTGATACCAGTACTGGGTGTCGTTGGTGAGCAA AAAACGAAACCTACCCAACATAGTGTCCGGGAGCTGAGAGCATTAGGCTTGACGCCTCATCTGTTAGCATGTCGCTCTGCTCAG CCTTTATTGGAAAATACCAAGGAGAAACTTTCACAGTTTTGCCATGTTCCA GCTGGTAATATTCTCAACATCCATGATGttccaaatatttggcacattccTCTCTTACTTAGG AACCAAAATGCTCATCTCTCAATTCTAAAGCAGCTAGACTTACTTGA tGATGCCGCAACTCCTGCTTTACAAGATTGGACCAGGATGGCTGAGACTTTTGATAATCTCACTGAATCT GTGAGGATTGCATTGGTTGGGAAGTATGTTGGCTTATCAGATTCATATTTGTCTGTTGTGAAG GCCCTTCTGCATGCCTGCATTGCATGTTCTCTGAAGCCATCAATTGACTGGATTGCAGCTTCTGACCTTGAAGATGATAGTGCTAGATTG ACGCCAGAAGCACACGCTACTGCATGGGAGACTCTGAGG AATGCTGCATGCGTCTTGGTTCCTGGTGGATTTGGAGATCGTGGTGTCACAGGTATGATATTGGCTGCAAAGTATGCCAGAGAGAACAAGGTTCCTTATCTTGGGATTTGCTTGGGCATGCAGATTTCTGTGATTGAGTTTGCTAGATCT gttttgggtttggaaaggGCAAATAGCAACGAGTTTGACGAAAAGACACCAAATCCtgttgtaattttcatgcctgAG gGTTCAAGAACTCATATGGGAAACACAATGAGACTAGGATCCCGAAAAACGCTATTCCAGACACCTGATTGTATTACTTCAAAATT GTACCAAAATTCAGAGTATGTGGAGGAACGGCATCGGCACAGATATGAG GTAAACCCAGAGTTTATTGAAATTCTAGAAGAATCTGGCCTCAAATTTTTTGGGAGAGATGAAAGTGGAAATAGAATGGAG ATTCTAGAGCTTCCAACTCATCCGTTCTATGTAGGAGTGCAATTTCATCCAGAATTCAAATCACGGCCTGCAAGGCCCTCAGCTCTATTTTTAG GTCTTATATTGGCAGCAACAAGACAGTTGGAAGCATATCTTGGCAGGCATCAGAATGGAAGTTGA
- the LOC115969894 gene encoding uncharacterized protein LOC115969894, with translation MKPESNSAASSSSSASSSTTPSPSGKRARDPEDEIYLDNLHSHKRYLSEIMASSLNGLTVGDPLSDNLMESPARSESMFYPRDEMSFQYSPMLEDWDDSRFCENPINTCSSQPDSVPTSPVSPYRYQRPLNGFFSSPSTSSHPSHGCAMAPVTSTQPRQRGSDSEGRFPSSPSDICHSADLRRAALLRSVQMRTQSPGPLSYELPFGSGQDPVPNIEAEERPCSYMKSLVDEREYQIEECSSMGLPESEFNQDSSCEVVNMNVKGGDSED, from the exons atgaagcCTGAATCGAACTCAGcagcttcttcatcttcatctgcATCTTCATCAACAACACCATCACCTTCTGGAAAGCGAGCTAGAGATCCTGAAGATGAGATTTACCTCGACAACCTTCACTCTCACAAACGCTACCTCAGCGAG ATAATGGCGTCCAGTTTGAATGGATTGACCGTTGGAGACCCACTTTCTGATAATCTCATGGAATCTCCAGCCAGGTCTGAAAGCATGTTTTATCCAAG GGATGAGATGTCCTTTCAATATTCACCGATGTTAGAAGACTGGGATGACTCTCGATTTTGTGAGAACCCTATAAACACATGCTCCTCCCAACCTGACAGCGTACCCACCAGTCCTGTCTCTCCATACAGGTATCAAAGACCACTTAATGGGTTCTTTTCTTCACCTTCCACTAGTTCACACCCTTCACATGGTTGTGCCATGGCTCCTGTCACAAGCACACAGCCTCGCCAACGAGGCTCAGATTCTGAGGGCCGGTTCCCATCATCACCTAGTGATATATGCCACTCAGCTGACTTGAGGAGGGCTGCTCTCTTGCGGTCTGTGCAGATGAGAACACAGTCTCCTGGCCCATTATCTTATGAACTGCCATTTGGTTCAGGACAAGACCCTGTACCTAATATAGAAGCTGAAGAGCGACCATGCTCATACATGAAGTCTTTGGTTGATGAGAGGGAGTATCAAATTGAGGAGTGTTCTTCAATGGGACTGCCAGAGTCTGAGTTTAATCAAGATAGCTCCTGCGAAGTGGTGAATATGAATGTTAAAGGGGGTGATTCTGAGGATTAG
- the LOC115971400 gene encoding probable protein disulfide-isomerase A6, producing MGKLVQICVGLAFLALSLSSIAVADDVVVLTEENFEKEVGQDRAALVEFYAPWCGHCKKLAPEYEKLGATFKKAKSVLIAKVDCDDQKSLCSKYDVSGYPTLKWFPKGSLEPKKYEGPRTTEALAEFVNTEGGTNVKIAAIPSNVVVLTSDNFGEVVLDETKDVLVEFYAPWCGHCKNLAPTYEKVATAFKLEEDVVIANVDADKYKDLGEKYGVSGFPTLKFFPKGNKAGEEYEGGRDLEDFVAFINEKSGTSRDAKGQLTSKAGIVESLDALVKEFIAASNEEKKAVFARIQEEAEKLTGSSARYGKIYSKAAKSCLEKGADYAKNEIERIHRILDKSISPAKADEFTLKKNVLSSFA from the exons ATGGGAAAGCTTGTTCAGATCTGTGTAGGCTTGGCCTTTTTAGCTTTATCACTATCATCCATAGCAGTAGCAGACGACGTCGTTGTGCTCACCGAAGAAAACTTCGAGAAAGAGGTCGGTCAAGACAGAGCAGCTCTCGTCGAATTCTACGCTCCTtg GTGTGGACATTGTAAAAAGCTTGCGCCAGAGTATGAGAAGCTTGGCGCAACCTTTAAAAAGGCCAAGTCTGTTTTGATCGCAAAG GTGGACTGTGATGACCAAAAGAGCTTGTGCAGCAAATACGACGTTTCTGGGTATCCTACACTTAAATGGTTTCCTAAAGGATCTTTGGAACCCAAAAA GTATGAAGGACCACGTACTACAGAAGCCCTTGCTGAGTTTGTGAATACTGAAGGAG GGACTAACGTGAAGATAGCTGCAATTCCATCCAATGTAGTGGTGCTCACATCTGATAATTTTGGTGAGGTTGTTTTGGATGAAACCAAAGATGTTTTGGTTGAGTTCTATGCACCGTG GTGTGGTCATTGCAAGAACCTTGCTCCT ACCTATGAAAAGGTAGCCACTGCATTtaaacttgaggaagatgtggTGATTGCTAATGTAGATGCTGACAAATACAAGGATCTAGGGGAAAA GTATGGTGTAAGTGGGTTTCCAACGTTGAAATTCTTCCCAAAGGGCAACAAAGCTGGTGAAGAATATGAGGGTGGCAGAGATTTAGAAGACTTCGTGGCTTTCATCAATGAAAAGAGTGGCACCAGCCGTGATGCAAAGGGACAGCTTACTTCAAAG GCTGGTATAGTTGAGAGTTTAGATGCCTTGGTGAAGGAGTTTATAGCTGCTAGTAATGAAGAGAAGAAAGCTGTCTTTGCTCGGATACAAGAGGAAGCTGAGAAGCTCACAGGTTCCAGTGCAAG GTATGGAAAGATTTACTCGAAAGCTGCTAAAAGTTGTTTGGAGAAAGGTGCTGATTATGCTAAGAATGAAATCGAGCGGATCCATCGCATACTTGACAAG TCAATCAGCCCAGCCAAGGCAGACGAGTTCACCCTGAAGAAGAATGTTCTATCATCATTTGCTTGA
- the LOC115970018 gene encoding uncharacterized protein LOC115970018 encodes MMLKPRLGACLSSLLFTGEHGVVSVSSKLRAVCCIQRLANFQLEGIQSLRRSFYSSSGEDDDFAELGSPVVRSLGTLKKLKTEKPEPFRKNEHAKRSSSGKSLRSEASPSLKDNSTKLVNSSLALRLKLDNLDNVSSNPNNVNASNFNSSSSISVEKIPSSVSLSQLKEALSTFGKISKASMRSKPKKRGCCYIQFESVESCERAISAGVIAINSYILPIHPLLVEDNVTFSISNISSETADSTIHSICMSYGPLEGLVRTKKGVVDALFGVKNNSDLQSILEKLNHTIMDDCNWTACLNLRDSATEVMSNNNDNQCDLGMQISNHLADLKKEMSIMKVHLSNKTMKVHADDLQNLHHVILHLEAPLAAEREVPNID; translated from the exons ATGATGCTGAAGCCGAGGCTCGGAGCTTGTCTATCTTCACTATTATTCACTG GCGAACACGGCGTCGTTTCAGTCTCTTCAAAGCTCAG GGCTGTATGTTGCATACAAAGACTGGCCAATTTCCAATTAGAAGGCATTCAGAGCCTTAGGCGGTCCTTCTATAGTTCCTCGGGTGAGGATGATGACTTTGCAGAATTAGGCTCACCAGTGGTACGAAGTCTAGGTACACTTAAGAAATTGAAGACAGAAAAGCCAGAACCTTTTAGG aaaaatgagCACGCAAAAAGATCTTCATCTGGCAAGTCTTTGCGTTCAGAAGCCAGCCCCAGCCTGAAGGATAACTCTACAAAACTTGTAAACTCTTCTCTAGCTCTTCGTCTCAAGCTAGACAaccttgacaatgtttctagtAATCCTAACAATGTAAATGCTTCTAACTTCAATAGTTCAAGCTCTATTTCTGTTGAGAAAATACCTTCCTCAGTCAGCCTTTCCCAGTTGAAAGAGGCACTTTCAACTTTTGGGAAGATCTCTAAGGCTTCCATGAgaagtaaaccaaaaaaacgTGGTTGCTGCTACATCCAATTTgag AGTGTGGAATCTTGCGAGAGAGCAATATCTGCTGGTGTAATTGCAATTAATAGCTACATTCTACCTATTCATCCTCTGCTTGTTGAAGACAATGTCACCTTTAGCATTAGCAACATCAGCTCAGAGACCGCTGATTCAACAATACATTCTATATGCATGTCATATGGTCCTTTGGAAGGGCTTGTAAGGACAAAAAAGGGTGTGGTGGATGCCTTGTTTGGTGTGAAAAACAACTCAGACTTACAGAGCATACTTGAAAA ATTGAACCATACAATAATGGATGACTGCAACTGGACAGCTTGTTTAAATCTTAGAGACTCTGCGACTGAAGTGATGTCCAATAACAATGATAATCAGTGCGATTTGGGGATGCAAATCAGCAATCATTTAGCTGACTTGAAAAAGGAAATGTCAATTATGAAGGTTCACTTATCAAACAAAACTATGAAGGTTCATGCAGATGACTTGCAGAATCTGCATCATGTCATATTGCACCTTGAAGCTCCCCTTGCTGCAGAGAGAGAAGTTCCCAATATTGATTGA